In Epinephelus lanceolatus isolate andai-2023 chromosome 7, ASM4190304v1, whole genome shotgun sequence, the genomic stretch TTGGCTGACATACAGACATCCTACTGTCTTTGAACTGCACAGATAAATaatctaagtgtgtgtgtgtgtgtgtgtgtgtgtgtgggggggggggggttctccTCATGAGTGGAAATCACAGATGTCATGCCCTGGTGGATTTGTGACGTCATTCATCTAACAGCTGAAATTATGTAACAGTCCTGCCTGacaggaggcttttaatgtgaagggCTGAAGCTCCAGTGatccatagacctccatgtggacacacacacacacacacacacacacacacacacacacacacacacacacacacacactataaagcCCATTTGCTGGATTGTAACTCAGAACATTTAGCCTACTCAAGTTCTTAAGTACAACGTTTGAGTCAGTCCTGATTGTGCTTTACATGAGTATCACTTTACTACAGTTCAGAGGGAACTATTGTACTTTTCTTTTCACTACATTATTTTGACAGTTACTTATGCACATACTGAATAGCCATATTAAGatttcacacagaaaaaacatGATGAGCTCATAAAATATGTTAATTATATATCATCTAGTTATATATAATTGCATATAATGCAATGTAATATTTTCaaaacaggacttttacttgtaccAGAGTACTTTTTATAGTGTGGTACTGTTTTTACTTCCAGCGGTGGAAAGTATATTCACTCAAGGACTATGCTTAAGTACAATTTCAAGGTATTTGTACTCAAGTATTGCCATTTTTCTGTTACTCTATACCGCTACAttgttttttgtattgtattttgtattgtgcaGTGTGTACATACTGCACCTTTTATGTAAGGCACATGGATTTACTGTAGTCTGCATTGCACCttgaatttcatttttatttattgcatcTACTTGTTATGTGtaggactacagatggaaattagcgtTATGCTATATCTGGTgcaaccatgttttcatttcttgaAACTGATTAATGTCATTGCACACTGTCCTCCTATAAAttgaataaactaaactaaactcaaCATTTCAGAGGGGAAATAATAAACTTTCTTACACCCTTTATTTGACTGCTTTAGTTACCAGTTTCCAGATTAAGGTTAAGAGTTTCTAACATTATACATAACCTATATATATAGTAGTTAAAATTAGCTGCGCCTCCACCTGCCACAACATTAACAGTGGTGGTATAGTAATAGTAATCTGATTATGTATGACACCATAGCATTTTAAAAACCATTATACTGTCCAATGAGTAGCTacctttatttttaataatattaaGCAGCCGACTTTTTGTTGCTGATACATTTGTCCTTTTTGTGAGGCAAATTTTGCATTGACTGGATGTTGGACTTTCACTTGTGATAGAATAATTTTACATAATGATATTGTTACTTTTACCATAAAGTATATATCtgagtaaaagatctgaatacttcctccaccatcAGGCCACAGCAACTCAACCTCAAACACAGAGGAGTAACAGCAGCTGTCTCTATTTGCAATATCAAGACATTTAATTTTGGGGAAACACTTGAAGCAGAGAGGCTGAAATGTTTAGTAAAattaatttgaatgtttttcatcatgttgatatgaaaataaaactcTCCTTGACCTTTTCATTGAGAAATGCAGACTCATTTCACAGAGAGTCACAATCTGCTGGAAGATCTTACAGAGGCTCAAAACATTACATAAATAGCACATGATCTAAGAAGCTGTTGCTGCTAAATACTGAGAAAAATTAATGAATTCAAGCACACATTTGGGATCGTTGCAGCCTACTGGCAACATAAAAGCACACTGAAAATGTGCAGAGACACTTGTGTGACTTGTTACCCCGACGTGACCCCTTGGAGGCGCAGCGGGTCTACAgctacacagacagacagtgtgtaAAGGGCCGTGATCCCTGTTGCTTGTGATTCACTAATCCTCGTTAAAGTTGTAATGGAGCAGCTGAATGGGGGATTAACTATGTGCTACCTGCTGAGAGGGACTTCTGGAGATGAAGTGGTCAAAACTGTATTAAATCTGAAAACCCTTAGTGGTTTATGTCCAAGACTTTCTGAATCACTAAAAGGAGATTAGACTACGCCCAGCTGAGTAAATCATGTAATCTGATAGTGTTGCTAAAATGAGGCTATGTCCTCCATTCAGGGATGAGTCTGGGTTAAGCATCCAAGACACAGTGAGTGTGTCTACATACTACTTACAAACTTGTGTGCTCTTTAAGTCCACAGGATGATCACATTCATCACAGCATATAATCACTGGCTGATTTTTCTGATagtttattactttaattaaaaaagaaacacactaAATTAAATGAGAAGCACATGCATTTGTATTGCCAGTAATACCCTAATGTTTTAGCTCCATGGATAATCATTTTGGACATTTAATTTGATCCATTCATGAAGATAACGTgggaaaaaatacaagacaaagaCATCTCCAGTGACAGGATTAAACTTTTAATGAACTGTGAGAGTAAATAATGCCTCAAAAGTTGGACTAATATTCAAACTTATTCCCATACTCCAGTTATGTGCAGAAACCCTCAATAAGTAATTACAGCTGCAGTGACTGAACATTCACTGAGGATTTCTGTGGTGTTAAAAGTCAGCAGAGAACTTTACTGTAGTCTTTTTCTCCAAGTCGTAGCTAATAAGAATGTCAGACCACGTATGTCAAATGGCCTCATAATTGAAACAGTGTCTTCATTATTTTTATCCTGAAATGGATAGATAATGTTCCCCGGGGGGCAGCAGCTCTTTAATTGGTCAATGGAAATGGCTGAAGACTGATCAAAGCTGCCAAGTGGCCCTGCGACCTGATAGTCAGCGCGCCGTTCATAATACAAAGTGACAGTTTATTACTGGAAAATCAGTCCAAATAGTTGAAATGTGCGCCACTGTAGACAGGCCCACCCACTGAGATGGCTGGTCCCTGAAAAGGTTGAGTGAACTCTGGTTCTTGGAACCTCTGTGCTGTCTAACGAACCAGCCAATGTATCCACCAGTTGATTGGAAGCATTATAATCGAGGATGCATCATCAATGGAGGGCGCTGCACAATGCACAACAGAAGTAAACTGTGCCAAAACATtttcactccaacctcgtcacatatcaacgtttggtcatggaccttccatgtccggatacgatgtgaaaggtaccctgggtgggttggttgttgatgttctgggacgccatgtcaagttctgcctgttacctgcattgtcttctttcaagatacacatccgatttcacaggaaatttaccgttttcatacagtctctttcaaaataaatgcactacgtcagtacaccAATGCAATTGATgcattttttcctccaacaactaatgcacatcgttgggtttaggaaagaagaacagggtttggctttagaatcttacggtaTGGGGacaccggcctcccaggtgaaggtCGTATTTGTTGGACCCACTCCACTGCCCCGTCCtcctgccctacttggacttttgccgccttaacttttactcttgtcctgctgcgtttccccctgacgccactgagcgctgttaaactataactgcaACCAGCCACGTaccatgctgacgttaaaggatgcctttttttcgtcagtgtctgatgccacaagtcactgcccaagccccagttttcgacgacttcggagcaAGACCCGGTTCAGTCAGTAGTGGCAAGATGTTGGGTTACATTGACCATCTGTGAGCTGATTACCTGcaacctttttttctgttattactTTTGCTTTTATCCAAAAACACGCATGTGCCAACTATTAATGATAAGAAGGTGTACAAGATTATCATATCCAAAAGACTATGACGCCCGCTGATGTCATTATGGTTCACACAtcaggtcaaggaaaacctgTTATTTTCTGGTTCCAGCTAGGAACCAACTTTACGGGTTCTGGACCATATTTGAGGGGGATTAAACTGCTCCGAACAGTTTAAAATTAGGTGCGCAAACCTGAACAGACCCATTttatgttggtggaaaaggggtacgAAGTAACTCTCCCTAAATGTGCTTTATTTGTATCAATGCATGTgcatgctctctgtctctcctagTCTAGATCAGTGCATTTCTCAGGCCATGTGGTTGCCCCCCCTTTACTTTTTTTGCAATGGtagcacacaaaaaaaaagactcataCCATTCTGTAAGAAGACACTTCAGATGTCAGATGGAAAAAATGCTTTGTGTGGTTAAATgctgaagattctcagtcatcaaggtcatggtaatcttaagtgctgtaTTGCAGGCAACTGAGGCCTCTTTAGTTCTGacctgatgaagcctcttggatgagagctTAAATGTCTACAAGAAACTCATGAAAGTGCAGCTGCCTATGATAGAGCACTTAAAATGTGTGGCAAATTGTTTTGATATAACTCCCATATGTGGCCAGGAAGCACCTAGACAAAGATTACAATCTGTAATCACAGAATGCACAGTGCACACCCTGGAGATGCCAAGAAGTACACCATGCCCCGTCCTGTGTAGGCTACAATCACGTGCTTCTCTACAGCTGGAAAGATCACGTATCAGGAGGAATTCAATTTATGGCGCCCCTTAAAATACACATCAACCCCAGCCTCAGACCCAACTACATGCCCTTTGCTTCTTCGCTGTAATAAATAGCTACAATTTTTACACACTTAAATGGACAAGAGAGCTATAGATCAACTGGTTGTGATAGTAAATAACTGGTGCAGGTATGTCATACTGGTAGATGGTCAAACAGCTCAAGGTTAAAGTCCTCAGTCACACCAATTGGAGTCTTGGCAGGAGATGAAAGTATATTTAGAAGGTTGGATTAATCCACCTCGCGGCAGGTAATCCTGGTTGCTTTTCTGCAGGAGGTCGCTTGTGCAAATGTTCTGAGGAACTATCAATATTTACCATTTCTAAtttaacaacacaaacattcacCGCTTCGCATTTCCTGTCGAGACGTTTGTTAGTGCGGTAgctgacaggaaacaaacattCCCCAAAGCCGCCCCCTCAAGCAACAGAAAAGCAGCGATAAGGTCTATATGAGAGACACACTGATAAAGCTTGTGGCTTCCTGGGTATCACTTTTCTGCAAGTATGCCTTGGATGGAATATGATCAGTTTGTCAATTTCCTCAGCTGATTTTGGCATGCCCTCAACTACAACCTGGGAGACCTCCGCAGCTCTTACATTTCACACAGGACGCTGCCAAATGGCTTCCTGAAGCACAACTAAGGGTGGGAGCTGCCAGGACATTCGGTCACTGTCTATAATCATACCCCTCATACATGGCATTACGTTACAGAAGCAGGCAGGAGATTCAATCAGTAGGTTGTGTTTatttctctgttgttttttttcagcaagGTTCCTGTGTTCAGGGAATGACATTCTGGTGAGAGGcgaaacaacaaaagaaaaaaaaaaaagagcacgGGCCAAGGTAAGAGTGCATTCCCCCTGTACAACTAGTAGAAAATACTAGTTGGTCCCTATAAATATAGCGTGGCATTTAAGTCCCTTCAAATGTACAAGATATGTTACAGTTAAACTTCACAACATGAACAGTGGACATACAAAAACAACTTAGATGATTTTCTTGAGCTCGTCGTACAAGACGAGCACGAAGGCGCCACCCATGCCTCTGAGCACGTTAGACCAGGCTCCCTTGAAGAAGGCCTTGCCGCCCTCATCGCGTAAAATCTTCCTCCAGCAGTCAATGGTGCCAGAGTACATGATGTCAGCTGAGAGGGGGAAACAGAATTAAAACACGTCACACCTTTATTCTTGCAACACAGTTGCAGAAACAGAAAGTTAAGAGTGTTGATATGTTGTGGTTATTACCTCCTTTGCGTCCAGACTGCATCATCATACGACGACGGACAGTGTCGAAGGGGTAGGACACAAGACCGGCGACCGCAGTCACAGACTGAGCGATCATCCAGCtgacaaaaatgtgtgtgttcttgggGTCTGGGAGCATGCCTGTAGGAAAAACGTCCATCAGAAGGGTTAACTAAAGTTTCAAAGGATCCACTGAGACAAACACATCAAGCCTGATCATGACAACTCACCCTTCGCTGTGTCGTAGACGCCAAAGTAAGCAGCTCTGTAGATGATGATGCCCTGCACGGACACGCTGAAGCCCTGGTACAGACCCCTGATGCCATCAGACTTGGTAATTTTCACCAAGCAGTCTCCCAGACCTTTGAACTCACGCTCCGTCCCGGCTTTGCCGACGTCAGCAGCCAGACGTGTTCTGGCGAAGTCGAGGGGGTACACAAAACAGAGCGACGTGGCTCCGGCGGCGCCACCGGACGCTAGGTTACCCGCAAAGTATCTCCAGAACTGTGTGCGCTTGTCCACGCCGTCGAGGAAAATCTTCTTGTACTTGTCCTTGAAAGCAAAGTTGAGGGCCTGAGTGGGGAAGTATCGGATGACGTTGGCCAGATTGCCTCTCCAGAACGAGAGGAAGCCCTGCTCTTTGGGGATACGGACGACACAGTCAACGATGCCCTTGTACTGCTTGTCGGCTGTAATCTGCTTGCTGGCATGTTGTACCTGTAATTAAAGCAGAGATACGGCTGTGCTTTAGAGATTATTTTTATTCCTTGGTTTATAATAAAGAAAGACAGCTGCCTTACTGctttattttatcatcattttacatttcaaactaGTCTCTGTGTGGTTATTGTGTTGTTTTACGTTATGACTTTTAAATAAATTAGGTTTAAACTGGATTATAAAATCAAGAAGACAGGATAAGCAGATCAAGTTTGACATAACCTATTTAATAAGCATCTACCTTCAACCTGTTAACCCTCTACCTCGTCTAATCATTACTCCCATGACACATTTGCATCCATGTGCCAGAGTACAACTCTGATGGCCTCCATTCAACAATTCAcagcccctcctcctcctcctcctcttcatgctgctgctgctgctgctgagcccAGGCCCAATGCAGCAGTGGAGTGACATGGCGTAAACCTTCCTGTGACCTTGGCTGCTTGCTGTCAAGCCAAACCACAGACCTGTCCTGGATCATGAGCACGGTTTGAGCACGTAGTCACAGTGGATGGTCACGTCTGGCTTTTATAACAAGCTGTGTTTATGCTTGGAGAGACTGCAGCTTGCTGCCCGGTGCATTACGTAACAGGTCTGATGCGCCTCGATTGTGCTGTGCCTGCAGCAATCTCTGACAGAGCTGCTCCGGTTCACCATGTTTAGACTCCTCAGCTTGTGCTCTCAACAATGCAGCATCTATACATTATGTACTTTATAACAATGAACCATTACATCTGGTTAAACACGCCCCCCATCCCTAAGAAATGGCTGCAACACACTGCTGCACATCACGAGTTCGGCGCTGCAGACACCAGCAACATCTGATCAAAGTGTCAGGAGGCATAAAACTGTGATCGCTCACCTGCAGGAGAAGCTTGACTCTCTCGATGGGGGCTACAGCTGTTTTGGAGATGGCAGCGGCGATACCACCAGCCAAGAAGTCCTTGGCGAAGGAAATAGCTGTCTCACTCATCTTCAGATGTTGTCAGACACCGTCCCGCTGCTTCTGTCTGTGGGGTTTGCCGGTGAAGTTGAAATGGCCGACTCCTATCTGGAAGAGAGGGGATTTAAGAAGACTGAACGCGAGAGAAACCGTGAACTTCGACTCtcgcctctgattggctgtccaCTGTAGAAGTGGGCGGGGTTAATTGATGTCCTCTGATTCAGATTTGGTACTTTCTCTCATCACTCAAACGAGTCCTTAACAAGACCTAAAAGTTTGTCTTATCTGACATGAAGTTGATCATATATTCTGATTACATCACAACAAACCGGAAGTGTTGAGTTGTTACATTAAGTTTTAGGATCAGATTTGGCTCAGTGACGTGTCACATGTCAGCTTGAGGCAGCTGAGGCCTGAATTCTGGGTAAAGGTCATCCCATCTGTTAATGTCCTTTGACTGTCACTCAGTTTCCCACACTATGGAGGAGGACATGATTGAATCAGCTGACCGATTCCATGCAAACCATGTGTCAGCAGACTGATCCAGacacattaaaggtccagtgtacaGGATTTAGGAGTatattaatattcataactatgttttcattagtgtatgatcacctgaaaataagaactgttgtggtctcattacctcagaatgagctgtttgtaaAGTTACAATATTTTGGTATGATTTATGTGACACACTCACTAAAATTATGGACACATCAAATCCTTTTTCCCCTAGGACATGTTACAAATTTGAAACTACATTAAAGCTCCAGTATATTTATTGATATAGCTCTTGCTGTTTCCAGGATGTGCATTGCATTAACTTTGACCTCTGATGTCAAAGTGGACATCAGAGATGATACTTTTATACCTCTAGAGAAGGTCACCTTTGTCCTGAAAAACAGATATGAtgcctttttaaatatttggcaGCCTGGCATTGAACATATTGAAACATTACCTTTATCAGCTGTGGACTCAGTGTAATCTCTGAGCTGCCTCCATTGAAAGCTAATAGTAACATCCAAGTACAATGGTTGAGATATATTGTATTgataatattgatttttttttttgtgagggaATAGGTTGTGATGTTCAAGCTAAAttgaaaaacttaaaaaaaaatatttcaaaaaaaagaagaatgagctgtttatatgtaCATAGGGACCGgctcctcttccacagagttcgccatgttgttctacggtacagaatggacaaaccaaaccccGGCTTTAGATAAGGCCATTGACATTTTGacattggccaccatagttctcctacaccaCCTTTACCTGgtggccacttttgcaaaatgacaggggGTCGAGGGTCAGTTGCAGCGACCCGCATAGGTCAGGTGTGTGCAGGGGGATTAGTCCGGACCTCTGTAAGGGTGTCTGGGGGAATCCTCCTCtggctcttctttttttttgtaatgaatAAGCTCTGTTTTGATGCTTTTAATGCATTCTGGTACTTTACTTACATTGAAAGTACAGGAAGAATTCCcagtgtgaatcagtttatGTTCGTTGTGAATTAAAAGGTGGTTTAGGGGGCCACCTATTGctggccagatttggcccacggACTGTAAGTTGATTATAACTATCCACTGTGTAGATGCCACttaatccttcacactggaccttttactTAAATACCAGGTCAGTCCAGTTTATCTTATTAGAACTGTTTCCTGTTATCAAAAATGATCAGTAAACAGAAGATTTTCTTTGGAAATTAGTTACACTAGCAGCCATCAAATTGGACTTTTACTATAGTAGAAAGTTGGCCTCAGTATTGAAGTTGGTTCAGCTAGATTGTAAATACATATAATCTGTGTAATAAGCCTATAAAAGGAACAATACCATGTGCTAGCATGTATTGAAAATGTTAATCACTGTTCATTATAAATGCATTGTACAATAATTTGCAATAAGTCAACTGCTGCAATAATCTGTTCAACTATTACTCTAATTTATTCTTAAACTatttttgcatttatatttaacatatgaAATACATActtgtacatttttttccctttttatattttgacaAATGTCTTATTCTCTGTTTCCTATAATTCCctatgtgtatgtatgagagtaacTGTAAAGTATATCTGATACATTTGACCATATCAAAAGTACCAAAgctataaaaacaacacatacaaaAGTGGCATACTAAAGCAACATCAACATGAAGAATGTGTGGGCCTAAAAGGTAGGGAAAACATCTAAGAATAGTAATGATATTGTTAATTACTGTAACATTATTACAGATTTTTTGGTATGTGCTCAGTGACTTTTTCTGTATCAGGACTGTGTGCAGGttattattaaaacatttttttaaatcccttTGTGTGCCGAGGacttttttattgtattgtttatttaacaCTAGTGTTGTATCCAAGTTTAACATTCTGGTATCCTGACAATATTGCTgtgcaacttaaaaaaaaacatacaaaagaaCATTCTTGTACTGATAATGTGTCAGTGAAATTTTAATCCTGAAGCACATTCCTTCTTTTACAGTCCATGTTAGCACATATACATGATTGATCATTAGCTTTTCTAACTCCTGAAGCATCAAATTTTTACATTCATTgtgcattaaaaatatatcacaCAAAAGAGCATTTGCAACCTATTTGAAAAAACTACAGTATGGCACTATTTGATGTCAATAACTGAAATAAGCCCGGAAATAAATAGTTAATGATAAAGGCACATAGTATTGGTTAAAAACATTCAAGGAAAGACACAAAGAGTAGAGGAACAATTCATAAACAAATAATACTGTCAGATAAAATAACAATAGGCGTTTTAGGACCAAAGAGTTCTGCGTACTCCCTCAGAGGGACTGACCATTTGTGAGAATTTCATACCTTCAAGGgattttttctgtttgcactCACATCGCCAACAGGAACGCTGCAGTGACATATTGTAAGGTGGCCAGCGGATGGTATAGTACAGGCCCCCAGGAGgtgcaccaggctttgaagccaatttttgtagtcGCCAAACATTGTAATTACATCATCACGTGATGCCCTGTGGCacgaaaatacttttttctgaCTTATATGGCGAAAGAGACATCTGGAAAtgagtggatacatttttttagcaTCACAACCCTGAGAAACTTCTCATTCCACTGTCAGAATTGTATTAATTTGTTCTGGTGACATTTTAAAAGTCTAGAAGAACAGCatgatttaatcattttatttccattCAAGTTAGAAGAGCGCTAAACAGGAAGCAGCCTGAAGTTTCTTGCACACCTGCTCTGCGGGCAGTTGcactttttttggcttcatgtgccactgtgtgactttcataggaatgaacaaggCCCCGCCTGCAACGCTGAATGCAGCTCTCTCTATACATTCATGGTATAGCAGTGTCACTTTCACTTGGCAAGTCAAAGTCGCATTGCATTTCCACCGTCACATATAAGCTCTGTAAAGCCTGAACTCCGCTGTCGGTCCATTTGTCCATGTTTTGTTCAATTTTTTCAGTCACgaattgttgtttgtgttttgtgtttctttacacGGCTAACGTTTTTTTAAAACAGCGGTTGCCTGTACTGCGTGGTACTTACGCTTACATCACAAATGGTTCATCTTGTGCTAGGTACCTACTCTGTAAtaggaactaaaaaaaaagtccctcaaAACAGCATTCTATGAACTACGACTGTTCTTACTTCTTATGGTGCAGACACAAGAAAAGCCCCCTTTTCATTGCCTCTCTaaaggcaggaatttcacaCCGTTATGCCGCCTCGCCGTTCTGTATGAAGGGTACAATCACTGAATGAGAGTTGTCTTGTCTTTAAGCAGTCATTGGCGGCATTAACAGCACTGAAACTGTGTCCAACAGGACAGACggcaggacgggatcatgggcagcactggtgtgatgttttgatgacatgttatgtTTGCGATTCAccacaggagatttaaaaagtagctgttagcagttagcaactaactcaaagaagaagaacatctACCATAAAGGTCCACAAATTGGGAGCACA encodes the following:
- the slc25a5 gene encoding ADP/ATP translocase 2, coding for MSETAISFAKDFLAGGIAAAISKTAVAPIERVKLLLQVQHASKQITADKQYKGIVDCVVRIPKEQGFLSFWRGNLANVIRYFPTQALNFAFKDKYKKIFLDGVDKRTQFWRYFAGNLASGGAAGATSLCFVYPLDFARTRLAADVGKAGTEREFKGLGDCLVKITKSDGIRGLYQGFSVSVQGIIIYRAAYFGVYDTAKGMLPDPKNTHIFVSWMIAQSVTAVAGLVSYPFDTVRRRMMMQSGRKGADIMYSGTIDCWRKILRDEGGKAFFKGAWSNVLRGMGGAFVLVLYDELKKII